ACAGAGAAAAATCCCGGATTATCCTCGATCTCACTGACCACCACATCGGCAGCCTTCAGCGGATGCGTGGCTATCAATTCCTCTCCGGGATCGTTCATCTCGGTAACCAACCCCTTTACCCATTTACTCAATTCTTCCTGAAGCACCATTTTGC
The sequence above is a segment of the Fibrobacter sp. genome. Coding sequences within it:
- a CDS encoding type VI secretion system contractile sheath large subunit; amino-acid sequence: KMVLQEELSKWVKGLVTEMNDPGEELIATHPLKAADVVVSEIEDNPGFFSVSLSVMPYFQIEGIDISLSLVSQMPKGK